The genomic region AACTGCTTATCCTGCGTGAACATTGTAATATAATTTTTAAAGGCGGTGAAAACAGGGGGCTTTGTAATAGACCAATCAAAAAAGCTCATAATAAGCGACATCAGCAGAGGCCCTGCGGTAAAAACAATGAATCCTATCACCCATGGAGAAATAAAAAGATAGGGAGCTATTACGCTCTTTTTTTTCATTTTTAAAAATTCCTCCTAATGTCCTTATCTTGAAAAAATACTGTAAAATTTTAAATCACCATGCCCCGACGCAGAGCATCAGGGTACGATACTTGAGGTTTCGCACTACAGTCGACCTGTTCGGAAACTTCAGTTTCAGAACAGGTTACCTTAAAATGCGAACTGCTTTATGTGCTGCGTATTTATTTTATCTCGTTTAGAACGCTTGCACTGCTTTCCAATGTAGTCGGATTAAAGATTCTTTCAAAAGCTAAGGATAACTCATCCGACAGAGCAGACCAGGTAGGGCTTATAAAGGCCGAAGGAGTGTAGCCTGCACTATGTTCAAGCATAGTGTAAAAAGGAGCGGTTTTGTCGTCGGTCATAATATCCTCTTCGGCAACAACGGATTTTAAAACGGGAAGCTCATAGCCGATACGCTCTTTGTTTAATTCGGAACCTGTCCAGTATTTTATGAACTCCCACGCAGCGTCCTTATGTTTTGAACTTTTGGCAATCGATACTCCCGAACTGCTGAGGATGCTGACAGAATCTTTGCCTGCTCCTGCAAAGGCGGGAATTTCGACAATACCGTAATTCAAGTTTTCTCGATTAAAACGTGCAATCGCCCAACCCCCGTAAACATACATAGCGGTTTTACCGCCGCTCATTTCGTCCGAACCGCCTTTTTCGGTTGCAATAGCCCATCCTTGTTTTTCCATATTTTGGAACATATCGAATACGGCTATACTCTTGGCAGAATTCAAGTATCCGTCGGTATTTCCGTTGTTATCCATATAGCTTGTTCCGTTGCTCCACAGATACATTTCAAAATCGTACGGATCTGCCTTTAACTGGAATGAGAATCCTTTTACGCCCGGAACTTTTTCGGTGATAAGCTGAGCATTTTTTTGCAAATCATCCCATGTCCAATCGGAAGAGGGATATGCCAGCCCCGCTTTATCGAAAATATCTTTATTAAAATACAGACAGTGTGTGGTAAAACCGACCGGCATACCGTATATTGTTCCTTTCATTTGATTGTACGGCCACAGGGCTTCATAGAAATTTTCTTTATAGGCCTTACCTTCTTTTTCGATATACGGTTCCAAATTTTCCAAGCCTTCATAATAGGCTGGGTAGTTCCACATATACATAACATCCGGTGCGTCGCCCGATCCCATACCGGCGCTGATCTTGGTGTCGTAATCGTCGCCGTAGGCTTCCAATGAAACTTTGATATCGCTATGAGTTTCATTGAAGCGGTCAACCAGTTTTTGCTGAGCTTCCAAAGTTTCGGCGCTGTCCCACGAAGCAAATCTGATTTCCGTTTTACCGGAGGTTTTAGAGTCCTGTTTTGAACAGCCTGTAACGCATACGGCACAGGCAATAATGTACGCCATTACAATGAATAGTTTTTTCATACCTTTCTCCATAAAGGTTTTTGCAGGAAACATTGGTTTCCAAAAGAGTTTTTAGCCGTGCGCATTATGCACACACGTCAATTTACTTAGTAAATATATTGTAAATTTACCAAGTAAATTTGTCAAGTTTTTATTTATGTGGTTTTATGTCTATTGAAAGTTTAATGAAGGCAACTCAAGCGGGGGGCTTTTCTTTTTATCGAAAAAAAAGAAAAGTCCCTCCCCTATTTATTTTAATTGACTTTAAACTTGCTTACTTCGGCAGCAAGACCGGCGATGCTTTCTTTGTTACGCTGGGTAATTTGGTTAACTTCTTGGACAGACGTATTGATGTATGATGCACCCGACGTCATTTCATCCATACTGCCGGTGATAACGCGGGTAAGGTCGTCAAGTATCGCCATTTCTTTTGCAGCTTTTTCACCGCCCTTCAGCATTTCCGCAGAACCGCTATTAACTTCTACTGTAACCGTATTGATATTCTTAATTGCGGTAAGCACTTCCCTACTGGCATTTTCCTGTTCGCGCATTGCCTCGGTCAGTTGATTACTCATCATCTTAACCTGTTCCGACAGATTAAAAATGGCATTAAATTTTTCTTCAACGCTTTGTGCCGAATTTGAGAGGCTTTCGATTTCCGTGCCGAACTGTTTAAGCGTCGTTGTAATGGTTTTTCCCTGTGTTGCCGAATCTTCGGCCAGCTTGCGTATCTCATCGGCAACAACCGCGAAGCCCTTCCCCGCCTCGCCGGCATGGGCAGCTTCTATTGCCGCATTCATTGCAAGCAAGTTTGTCTGACTGGCAATATGTTGAATAACACCGCTCGCCTCTATTAAGCTGCCCGACTCTTCGGCGATTTTTTGCGTAATGGCATTGGAGCTGTGCAGCGTTTCTTTACCGTCGGAGGTCGCAGATGCAAGTGATTTTATCGATTCATCGGTCCTCTCCAAAGTCTTGGTAATCGAAGCGATATTGGCAACCATCTCTTCAATAGCCGAAGAAGATTCCGAAACGCTCGCAGCTTGAGTTGCAATACTGGTGTTCAATTGTTTAATGGTTTGAATAATCTCTTCAATAGTTGCGGATGTTTCGGTAACGCTTGAGGCCTGGGTAAATATCTTCCTCTTTACGTCCTCAATATGAGTGCTGATTTCATTTGCAGCGCCGGCGGTTTCAGACATATTTTGGGCAAGCTCATCGCCTATCTTTGTCATTGCCCCGGCATTTTTATCAACGGATTGAATAGCTGTTCTGATTTTTCCGATCGTTTGGTTAAAATATTCTGAAAGATTACGGATTTCATCCAAGCCGGTTACCGGCAAACTGACGGTTAAATCACCTTCGCCCTGTGCAATATCTTTTAATGCGGCTGCGACACGTACAATCGGGCTGATAATTCGACGTGACAACCAATACACTACGAGAGCAGCGATAAGCAGCATTGCAATACCGATCAGATACATCCAACGGTTCAATATACGGACATCGCTTAAAAATTCTTTAGCCGGTGCACGCAGCATTACAACCCATCCGGTTTTCATCTTCTTGCCTACGACAAATTGAGCTTCTCCGTTATACGAACCCGAACCGTTCACGACATCATCCGAGCTAAAAACCGATTCGACAAGCACAGATAACGAAGCCATGTCCTTATCGGTCTTCGCAGCCTCGCTAATGGACGTTTTTGCTGTAACGCGACTAAAATCGGTATCACCGATAACTCTCCTACTCGTCCCGACGATAAAAACCGAACCGCCTGCACCAACGGTAACCGTTTTACAGATATCGGAAAGATATTGCCCGTCTATATCAATAGAAAAAAAGCCACTAATCCGCTTATCTTTATCATACATAGGAATTGCATACGAGATAAGAAAAACATCTTTTCCTGCTTGAAAGGGTTCGGACAAGAACGGTGTTCCGCTCATCACCGTGTTGTACCACGGTTGATCGCCGCAAAAAAAACTACTCCCGTCCGCACGGATGAGGTTGCCGTCCATACCTGCCATACCGTAGTTTTTTACGGAGGGTTGACGTTTAATCAGGAAATCGATTTCTTGCAATCGTTGTTGAATAGTTAAACTTTCATCAAACAGAACCGGCGTATCGGCAACTCCTTCCAACCAGAAGGAAAGATCCTCAATTTCATGATCGATCTTTTCGGCAGTTGTAGTTGCTTTGTTTTGCAGTAATTCCATAACTTTTGCGGTAATGGCCCGTCTGACAATACTGCCTGCCAAAACAGTCTGCAAAATCGATACCGTAACAATAAATATTGCAAAAATAATAATCAGTCTTTTTTGCAAGCCGAGTTGTTTCTTCATTGCTTATCCTCACTCTAGAACACGAATATGGCCGCAAGGCGGTAGAACGATTATTAATTACATAATATCTATTATCATTATCTATTATATCATGTCAATTATTCCAAGGTAGCTTACAACAAACCTATTTTTAACAATCACAGCCTATTTACCCTACGGCATTTTCGATAATACGGATGAGTAAATCGATCCCTTTATAGATAGAGCTTACGGGGATGCACTCAAAACGGCCGTGGAAGTTAAAGCCGCCGGCAAAGATGTTCGGACAAGGGAGTCCCATAAACGAAAGCCGTGCGCCGTCCGTCCCGCCGCGGATGGGATGGATAATCGGCGTGATGCCGATCTCTTCCATAGACTTCTTCGCAAGGTCGATAATTTCGATATGCGGTTCAATTTGTCCGCGCATATTATAGTAGCTGTCTGTAATGGAAAGCGTGATGATGGCGCCATATTTTGTGTTCAAAAAAGCAACGGCATTCCGCAGCAGCGTCTTCTTTTGCTCAAATTTGTCGGTAGAATGGTCGCGGATAATGTACGACATGGAGGTGTGATCCACTGCGCCGTTAAGGTGAGTAAGGAGGAAGAAGCCTTCATACCCTTCCGTATATTCGGGCTTTTGTTCTACCGGCAGCATAGCGTCCAGCTCGCCGGCAACTCGCAGCGAATTGATCATGATATTTTTTGCCGTACCCGGATGGACGTTCTTCCCTTGAATTTCGATTTTAGCGCTTGCAGCGTTAAAGTTTTCGTACTCCAACTCGCCGATTTCTCCGCCGTCGATGGTATACGCAAAATCCGCACCGAATTTTTTTACATCGAAGAGGTCTGCACCTCTGCCGATTTCCTCATCGGGGGTAAAGCCGATTTTAATCGTACCATGCTGCACCTGCGGGTTGTCGCGGAGGTATTCAACCATCCCCATGATGATGGTGATGCCCGATTTATCATCCGCACCCAAAAGCGTGGTGCCGTCAGTGGTGATAATGTCTTCGCCGATAAGTTTGTTGAGGAACGGAAATTCCTTTACCGTCAGCGAATAGGTCTCGTTCAGTTTAATATCGCCGCCTGTGTAGTGCACAATTTTCGGATTGACACATTTTCCGTCCAAGTCGGGCGCGGTATCCATGTGTGCAATAAATCCGATAACCGGCGCTTTTTTATCGGTGTTGGCAGGGATTGTTCCGTAGACATATCCGTGCGCATCCTGTTCGGCATCGGCTACGCCCAGCTCGTGCAATTCCTGCACTAACATCTTTCCAAGCTCAAGCTGTCCCTTGGTGCTGGGGCATTCGGGATTATCTTCATTCGATTTGGTATCGACTGCAATGTATTTAAAAAAGCGTTTTACTGCATCCATATCTCTCATCACTCCTTACTTTCCGGTAAACAGTTTTTTCAGCATACCGAATATACCTGTTTTTTGTTTTACCGGCTGGGCTTGTGCCGAAGACTGTACCGGCGCCTTTCCGGTTCGGCTCCGCTGTTCAGGCATTCGGTCTTGGTTCGGCCGTCTCTTTTGCTTTGAACCCTGCCGTGTATCGCCCGTTTGAGACGGAACATATTTATCACCTTTGCGCCGCTTTTTCTCAGGCTGTCCCTGCCGGTTTTTAGCGCGGTTTACTGGGGCTCCCGCCTTTCCTTTCTTGTCGGCAGCAGGCTGAGCATTGCGGCTTTCTTTGGCGCTTTCCGTACCCTCGTTGGTATCCGCAAGGGCGGCGCTCTCCTGTGAGGCAAGTTTTTTTCCGTACCGGTTTTTGTAATATGCCATCCGCTCTTCAAAGCTCAAACCGCCGAGTGAGTCGGCAGATTTTCTATCGGTTTTGTCTTCTCCCTGCGTGCCTTTCTTTTTGCGTTTGGAATCGGCAAGCCGGGACGCAGGTTTCGCTGTTTTAGCGCCGCGCCGGGAGTCTCTCTCTTCCCGCCTCAACTTTTCGCCGGGGCGCAGTTTGCGTCCGAACCGTCCGCCGGATCGTTCTTCGTCAAAGGAATCGCGGTCAAGCCGTATATACTGATCGGCGCTGCGGTCTTTTTCAAAATCCTCTTCGCCGGGAATAACAACCGGTATCTTTGCTTCTATATACTTTTCGATATCGGGAAGGTTGTACACATCCTGTTCCGAGCAGAGGCTGTACGCAGCGCCGGTCTTTCCCGCCCGCGCCGTTCTGCCGATTCGGTGTACGTAGTTCTCCGCTTCATTCGGAAGGTCGTAGTTGATAACCATTGCGAGGTCGTTGATGTCGATTCCCCGCGCCGCGACATCGGTTGCAACCAAACAGCTGAGTTTACCCGCCTTAAACGAATCGATAATATGCAGCCGCTTCGGTTGGGGCAAATCGCCGATGAGGAACTCCGTCGCATAGCCGTTAATGCGCAGCCGCTTTGCAACAATCTCCGTTGTCTTTTTGGTATTGCAGAAGATGATAGCATTCTCCGGTTTTTCGTTACGCAAGATACCGAGCAGCAGGGACATCTTTTGCTCCGCAGCCACGTGGAACAGCTTCTGATTGATTTCATCAACCGTCACATTATCCGCATCGATGGTGATTTCTTTTGCATCGATGGTGTATTCCCATGCAAGGTTTTTTACCCATGTATTTAAGGTCGCGCTGAACAGCATCGTTTGCCGCTCTTCCGCCTTGGACAATACCGAAAGGAGGCTGCGCAAATCGGGATAAAAGCCCATATCGAACATACGGTCTGCTTCATCAACAACTAAAAAGCCGACGTTTTTCAGCTTCATGGTTTTTGATTTTTCAAGATCGATAACGCGACCGGGGGTACCGATGATAAGGTCTACTCCGTTTTTAAGCGCTTCTTCCTGCTGCTGATACCCGACGCCGCCGTAAAAGCTCGCGGCACGGATCCCCGTATGTTTACCTAATTTAAGCGCTTCTTCTTCAACTTGAACGGCAAGTTCCCGCGTGGGAACAAGAATCAAAGCAGGGCGGCGGTCTTCGGTTCCTGCAGCAAGCATCCGTTGCATCAGTGTTACCAGATACGCAGCTGTTTTTCCCGTACCTGTTTGAGATTGTACATAAAGATCGGAACCGTCCATTCCTGCGGAAAACACCTGCTCTTGAACAGGCGTGCATTCAATATAACCGGCTTCTTCAAGCCCCTGTAAAAGAGTGGAATCAAGATTACAATTAGAAAAATTCATTTGTCGGTGAGTATAGCACACAGGGGCAATCATGAATAGCGGATTAAAAGATTTTTACCTCGATAAAGCTCCGTTTAAAATGCACTTAAACGGCAAAAAGAAACTATTGTCCAACTCTTGCACTTTTTGCATTAAAAGACTATGCTGTATGCAAATTGGATATATTATATTGAATAATATAGTATACGCACCCATTCACACCATACTTTAGAAGGACGATACTATGCCTGAAAAAAACCTCGTAATGATTGACGGTAATACTGCCGCCGGTCATGTCGCGCATGCACTCAGCGAAGTTATCGCAATTTATCCTATCACGCCGTCAAGCCCGATGGGGGAAGTTGCCGATGAGTATTCCGCCCACGGAAAAACCAATATCTGGGGAACCGTGCCGCAAGTCGTCGAACTGCAATCCGAAGGAGGAGCCTCCGGAGCCGTTCACGGTGCATTAACCACGGGAGCGCTCTCTTCAACCTTTACCGCATCACAGGGTCTCTTACTGATGATCCCCAATATGTACAAAATTGCCGGTGAGCTTACCAGCACGGTATTCCACGTTGCAGCCCGTGCTCTGGCAACCAGCGCACTCTCCATCTTCGGCGACCATCAGGACGTTATGGCATGCCGCCAAACCGGTTGGGCAATGCTGGCTTCCAACTCCGTACAGGAAGTTATGGATCTCGCGATTATCGCTCATACTGCGACGCTTGAAGCGCGCGTTCCGTTCCTCCACTTCTTCGACGGTTTTAGAACCTCTCACGAAATTCAGAAGATTGAAGAAGTTTCGCAGGATGTGATGCGCCAGATGGTCAATGACGATCTGGTACGCGCACACCGTCTCCGCGGCTTAACGCCGGAAAAACCGATGATTCGCGGAACCGCTCAGAACCCCGACGTATACTTCCAAGCGCGCGAAGCGGTTAATAAATACTATCTGGCAACCCCCGAAATCGTTCAGCGGGTTATGGATAAATACGCGACCTTAACCGGACGCGCTTATCACTTGTTCGACTATTATGGCGATCCCAATGCGGAATCGGTCATCATTCTGATGGGTTCAGGTGCTGACACGGTAGAAGAAACCGTAGACTATCTGAATAGCCAAGGTAAAAAGTACGGCTTACTGAAAGTACGCTTATACCGCCCCTTCAGCGCGGAAGCTTTTGTAAAAGCATTACCCGCTTCCGTACAGAATATCACCGTACTCGACCGATCGAAAGAACCCGGCTCGCTCGGCGAAGCCCTCTACGAAGATGTGCGCACTGCAATCGGTGAAATGCAGGCTGCAAAGAAATGCCCCTTTACTCACTATCCCGTTATCCTCGGCGGTCGCTACGGTATGGGTTCAAAAGAATTCACTCCGGCAATGGTTAAAGCCGTATTCGATAATATGGAAGGAGAAAAGAAGAGCAACTTTGCCGTCGGTATCGAAGACGACGTAACGCATGTAAGCCTTGCCTACGATCATCACTTCCATGTTGACGATTCCGGTATGCATCAGGCGATGTTCTACGGGCTCGGCTCGGACGGTACGGTCGGCGCTAACAAGAACTCCATCAAAATTATCGGTGAAGCGACCGACAACAACGCGCAAGCCTATTTTGTGTACGACTCCAAGAAGTCCGGATCAATTACCACATCGCACCTGCGCTTCGGCAAGAAAAAGATCCGCAAGCCCTACCTCGTCGGACAAG from Treponema vincentii harbors:
- a CDS encoding ABC transporter substrate-binding protein; this encodes MKKLFIVMAYIIACAVCVTGCSKQDSKTSGKTEIRFASWDSAETLEAQQKLVDRFNETHSDIKVSLEAYGDDYDTKISAGMGSGDAPDVMYMWNYPAYYEGLENLEPYIEKEGKAYKENFYEALWPYNQMKGTIYGMPVGFTTHCLYFNKDIFDKAGLAYPSSDWTWDDLQKNAQLITEKVPGVKGFSFQLKADPYDFEMYLWSNGTSYMDNNGNTDGYLNSAKSIAVFDMFQNMEKQGWAIATEKGGSDEMSGGKTAMYVYGGWAIARFNRENLNYGIVEIPAFAGAGKDSVSILSSSGVSIAKSSKHKDAAWEFIKYWTGSELNKERIGYELPVLKSVVAEEDIMTDDKTAPFYTMLEHSAGYTPSAFISPTWSALSDELSLAFERIFNPTTLESSASVLNEIK
- a CDS encoding methyl-accepting chemotaxis protein, with product MKKQLGLQKRLIIIFAIFIVTVSILQTVLAGSIVRRAITAKVMELLQNKATTTAEKIDHEIEDLSFWLEGVADTPVLFDESLTIQQRLQEIDFLIKRQPSVKNYGMAGMDGNLIRADGSSFFCGDQPWYNTVMSGTPFLSEPFQAGKDVFLISYAIPMYDKDKRISGFFSIDIDGQYLSDICKTVTVGAGGSVFIVGTSRRVIGDTDFSRVTAKTSISEAAKTDKDMASLSVLVESVFSSDDVVNGSGSYNGEAQFVVGKKMKTGWVVMLRAPAKEFLSDVRILNRWMYLIGIAMLLIAALVVYWLSRRIISPIVRVAAALKDIAQGEGDLTVSLPVTGLDEIRNLSEYFNQTIGKIRTAIQSVDKNAGAMTKIGDELAQNMSETAGAANEISTHIEDVKRKIFTQASSVTETSATIEEIIQTIKQLNTSIATQAASVSESSSAIEEMVANIASITKTLERTDESIKSLASATSDGKETLHSSNAITQKIAEESGSLIEASGVIQHIASQTNLLAMNAAIEAAHAGEAGKGFAVVADEIRKLAEDSATQGKTITTTLKQFGTEIESLSNSAQSVEEKFNAIFNLSEQVKMMSNQLTEAMREQENASREVLTAIKNINTVTVEVNSGSAEMLKGGEKAAKEMAILDDLTRVITGSMDEMTSGASYINTSVQEVNQITQRNKESIAGLAAEVSKFKVN
- a CDS encoding DEAD/DEAH box helicase; protein product: MNFSNCNLDSTLLQGLEEAGYIECTPVQEQVFSAGMDGSDLYVQSQTGTGKTAAYLVTLMQRMLAAGTEDRRPALILVPTRELAVQVEEEALKLGKHTGIRAASFYGGVGYQQQEEALKNGVDLIIGTPGRVIDLEKSKTMKLKNVGFLVVDEADRMFDMGFYPDLRSLLSVLSKAEERQTMLFSATLNTWVKNLAWEYTIDAKEITIDADNVTVDEINQKLFHVAAEQKMSLLLGILRNEKPENAIIFCNTKKTTEIVAKRLRINGYATEFLIGDLPQPKRLHIIDSFKAGKLSCLVATDVAARGIDINDLAMVINYDLPNEAENYVHRIGRTARAGKTGAAYSLCSEQDVYNLPDIEKYIEAKIPVVIPGEEDFEKDRSADQYIRLDRDSFDEERSGGRFGRKLRPGEKLRREERDSRRGAKTAKPASRLADSKRKKKGTQGEDKTDRKSADSLGGLSFEERMAYYKNRYGKKLASQESAALADTNEGTESAKESRNAQPAADKKGKAGAPVNRAKNRQGQPEKKRRKGDKYVPSQTGDTRQGSKQKRRPNQDRMPEQRSRTGKAPVQSSAQAQPVKQKTGIFGMLKKLFTGK
- the pepT gene encoding peptidase T — encoded protein: MDAVKRFFKYIAVDTKSNEDNPECPSTKGQLELGKMLVQELHELGVADAEQDAHGYVYGTIPANTDKKAPVIGFIAHMDTAPDLDGKCVNPKIVHYTGGDIKLNETYSLTVKEFPFLNKLIGEDIITTDGTTLLGADDKSGITIIMGMVEYLRDNPQVQHGTIKIGFTPDEEIGRGADLFDVKKFGADFAYTIDGGEIGELEYENFNAASAKIEIQGKNVHPGTAKNIMINSLRVAGELDAMLPVEQKPEYTEGYEGFFLLTHLNGAVDHTSMSYIIRDHSTDKFEQKKTLLRNAVAFLNTKYGAIITLSITDSYYNMRGQIEPHIEIIDLAKKSMEEIGITPIIHPIRGGTDGARLSFMGLPCPNIFAGGFNFHGRFECIPVSSIYKGIDLLIRIIENAVG